A genomic region of Leptolyngbya sp. NIES-2104 contains the following coding sequences:
- the atpE gene encoding ATP synthase F0 subunit C, producing MNPTVAAASVIAAALAIGLAAIGPGIGQGNASGEAVAGIARQPEAEGKIRGTLLLTLAFMESLTIYGLVIALVLLFANPFA from the coding sequence ATGAATCCTACCGTTGCTGCTGCTTCTGTGATCGCTGCTGCACTTGCGATCGGTCTTGCTGCAATTGGACCTGGTATCGGTCAAGGTAACGCTTCGGGTGAAGCTGTTGCAGGGATCGCTCGTCAGCCTGAAGCAGAAGGAAAAATCCGGGGTACGTTGCTCCTGACCCTCGCGTTCATGGAATCGCTGACCATCTACGGTCTTGTGATCGCGTTGGTGCTGCTGTTTGCAAACCCCTTCGCATAA
- the atpB gene encoding F0F1 ATP synthase subunit A, which yields MLNFLDAPNVLPIANLEVGHHLYWEIGNLKIHGQVFIVSWIVIGLLVSASVLATRNPQRIPKGIQNLMEYALEYVRELTKNQLGEKEYRPWVPFIGTLFLFIFASNWSGALVPWKLIKLPEGELAAPTNDINTTVALALLVSLAYFYAGFSKKGLGYFAKYVQPTPVLLPIAILEDFTKPLSLSFRLFGNILADELVVGVLVLLVPLFVPLPVMLLGLFTSAIQALVFATLAGAYIHEALEGHGEEEHAP from the coding sequence ATGCTAAATTTCCTCGACGCTCCCAACGTTTTACCGATCGCCAACCTAGAGGTGGGTCATCATCTCTACTGGGAAATCGGCAATTTAAAGATTCATGGGCAGGTTTTTATTGTCTCTTGGATTGTGATCGGGCTGTTGGTCAGCGCTTCGGTGCTGGCAACCCGTAACCCGCAACGCATCCCAAAAGGCATTCAGAACCTGATGGAGTACGCACTGGAGTATGTGCGGGAATTGACCAAAAACCAGCTTGGCGAAAAAGAATACCGACCCTGGGTTCCCTTCATTGGAACACTGTTTCTGTTTATCTTTGCGTCGAACTGGTCGGGCGCACTCGTTCCCTGGAAGCTGATTAAGCTCCCAGAAGGCGAACTCGCTGCCCCGACAAATGACATTAATACCACGGTCGCTTTAGCGCTCTTAGTGTCACTGGCATATTTCTACGCAGGCTTCAGTAAGAAAGGGTTGGGCTACTTCGCAAAGTACGTTCAGCCGACTCCGGTTCTCCTGCCCATCGCGATTCTAGAGGACTTCACCAAGCCGCTTTCCCTCAGCTTCCGACTTTTTGGTAACATCTTGGCGGATGAGTTGGTGGTCGGTGTATTGGTGCTTCTAGTGCCGCTGTTTGTACCACTGCCTGTGATGCTGCTGGGGTTATTCACCAGTGCGATTCAGGCGCTTGTGTTTGCAACGCTCGCGGGTGCTTATATCCATGAAGCACTCGAAGGTCATGGCGAAGAAGAACACGCCCCGTAG